In the Quercus lobata isolate SW786 chromosome 5, ValleyOak3.0 Primary Assembly, whole genome shotgun sequence genome, one interval contains:
- the LOC115991847 gene encoding peroxisomal (S)-2-hydroxy-acid oxidase-like: protein MEITNVTEYEAIAKEKLPKMVYDYYASGAEDQWTLKENRNAFSRILFRPRILVDVSKIDMATTVLGFKISMPIMIAPTAMQKMAHPEGEYATARAASAAGTIMTLSSWATSSVEEVASTGPGIRFFQLYVYKDRNVVAQLVRRAERAGFNAIALTVDTPRLGRREADIKNRFVLPPFLTLKNFDGLNLGTMDKTNDSGLASYVAGQIDRSLSWKDVKWLQTITRLPILVKGVLTAEDTRLAIQAGAAGIIVSNHGARQLDYVPATIMALEEVVKAAQGRVPVFLDGGIRRGTDVFKALALGASGIFIGRPVVFSLAAEGEAGVRKVLQMLRDEFEITMALSGCRSLKEITRDHIVAEWDRPYLSPRL from the exons ATGGAGATAACTAATGTTACGGAGTATGAGGCAATTGCCAAGGAGAAATTGCCGAAGATGGTTTATGACTACTACGCATCAGGTGCAGAGGACCAATGGACTCTTAAGGAGAACCGAAATGCTTTCTCAAGGATTTT GTTTCGACCTCGTATTCTTGTTGATGTAAGCAAGATAGACATGGCCACAACTGTTCTGGGCTTCAAAATCTCAATGCCCATCATGATTGCTCCCACAGCCATGCAGAAGATGGCTCACCCTGAAG GAGAGTATGCAACAGCAAGAGCAGCATCAGCAGCTGGCACTATTATG ACACTTTCCTCATGGGCTACTTCCAGTGTTGAAGAGGTTGCTTCAACAGGACCTGGCATTCGCTTTTTCCAACTCTAT GTGTATAAAGACAGGAATGTGGTTGCACAGCTTGTAAGAAGAGCTGAAAGGGCTGGTTTCAATGCAATTGCCCTGACCGTGGACACTCCAAGGCTTGGCCGCAGGGAGGCTGACATCAAGAACAG ATTTGTTTTGCCACCATTTTTGACTTTGAAGAACTTTGATGGATTGAATCTTGGAACAATGGATAAG ACCAATGATTCTGGACTAGCTTCCTATGTTGCTGGACAAATTGACCGCTCTCTCAGCTGGAAG GATGTGAAGTGGCTTCAGACAATCACCCGATTACCAATTCTTGTGAAGGGTGTCCTTACTGCTGAGGATA CAAGGCTAGCCATACAAGCTGGAGCTGCAGGAATCATCGTGTCCAATCATGGAGCTCGCCAACTTGATTATGTTCCTGCAACTATTATGGCTTTGGAAGAg GTTGTCAAAGCTGCACAAGGCCGAGTTCCTGTTTTTCTGGATGGTGGAATCCGGCGAGGGACAGATGTCTTTAAAGCATTGGCTCTAGGAGCATCGGGCATATTT ATTGGAAGACCTGTTGTATTCTCATTGGCTGCTGAAGGCGAGGCTGGTGTAAGAAAAGTACTTCAGATGCTTCGGGATGAGTTTGAAATAACGATGGCTTTAAGTGGTTGTCGCTCACTTAAAGAGATTACCCGTGACCACATTGTAGCTGAATGGGATCGTCCGTATCTTTCACCCAGGTTGTAA